gcggcgccgccggtGGCGTTGAGGTTCCTGACGGCGACGTAGACGGCGTCGAGCATGGCGTCGAAGACGTTGGTGTAGTGGAGCAGCGTGTTGGGGTCGACCATCTCGAGCGACGGCGGCAGCGGCTTGAACATGGCGTTGTCGACGGGGACGACCCCGGCGCTCTGCATCAGCGCGTAGTAGGGGTAGAGGTTGAGCATGAGCGGCGCGGAGGTGTTGGCGAGGTGGGCGAGGAGCGGGACGAGGAAGGACTTGGCGAGGGACTGGTTGAAGTAGGCCTGGGACGGCGGGAAGGGATCGAGCACGATGGAGAAGGGGAGCGGGGTGGAGACCGGGATGGAGGAGAGGTTGGCGGCGGCGAGCGCGGCGGCGAGGGACTGGATGGCCGGGAGGAGCACCGGGAGCGCGGAGGGCAGCGCGGTGGGGACCTCGTCGCCGACGGCGATGGCGGAGATGAGGCCCGGGTTTTTGGAGCTGGCGGCCGCGAAGGGGAGCACGCGGCGGGCCAcccaggcggaggcggtggccggggAGGAGCCGAGCGCGAGGAGCTCGTCGTTGGGGACGCCgacgatggcggtggcgcccgaGGAGGCGAGCGCGGAGAGCAGGCGCGGGTCGGCGTCGTAGAGGCGCACGTGCGTGATGCGCTCCGCGCGGAGGAACTCGGCGAGGTCCGACGGGGACAGCAGGTTGGTCACCGCCGTGCCGATCGTCACGCCCACGTACGGGGAGCCGGAGCCGCCCCCTCCCGCCGCCGACACCGAGCCTGCAGCGCAAACACAATCGAGGCCAAACATTCAGAAACAGAGCACGGTGGACGAACACAAGCGTGGGTGTGTGACAGAGAGCTTACAGAGCAGAGAGGAATGGAGGCAGAGGAGTAGGAGCAGGCCGCTGCTTCTCCCTCCTCTGCTCCTAGTCCCCATTGGGATTTGGGAGCGAGCTTTTTCTGCTCCAACTTCTCCTGGTGGTATCTGTCCGCCTTGCTGGGGATTGCCTCCCTCTTGATTTGAGTAAGATTGGCGCTGCTTTCAATGACTTCCCTGCTTGCTTTCTCTGGGAATTCCCCTTTCCTTGTGGGAATTTCGCTCTCAACGTGAGCTCGTGCGCTGGTGCTACGGGAGACTGGACTCTCCTGGACTGGAGGATGAACTGATGGAGGACGGTGGTGTGCGTGGGAAAGCTGAGGATGACGGGATGGGGGGAATTTGGAGCAGGGAGGGGTTGGTGAATGGTGATTGCCGTTGCAGATGGAGTGAATCTGGAATGGgctgtttgttttgtttcttacCTTCTTGGTGGTTAGCTTCTCCTTCTCCAGTAAATAAATATTAATTAGCGTCTAAATAAACTTGCTTTATTACGCTTTTAATGGGGAAGGGACAAGAGGCAGTGAGCCGGTGACAGTGGACAGTGACACTGAGGCATCTGGATGGTGGGACCGCGCCTCCATCAGACCGGAGCGGTTCACACTTCCACTTCACTCCATGCTGGTGCTGGCTGTGCAAGCCTGGCTTTCTTGTCATCACTCATCAGGCGTTTCTTGTAGTGCACTAAATTATTATGCCCGTCTAATTTTCAACAAATTGAAATGTTCATCAAAACATATTACTTCCTCCGATTCCTTTTAATTGACTAGAACTTAGTACAAGAAATACAGTATATTCTGTAAAGAACAATATTTCGATCAGGTAGATTGGCTACTCGGATACCTCGAGCACCATCAATCTCATGTATTTATATTAGGTACAATGTCGGTATGATTATAACGTATAGGACTAGGACTTCCCTATTGACTCATACACAAATTCTATCTCTAACACCTTCCCTTAATCACAACTTCGACAAGTTGAGATTATATTTGAAGACTTCAAAAGCGTGAACAGGAAGTGGCTTTGTGAACCCATCTGCAACTTGATCTTTAGAAGAGATAAAACGAATCTCCAATTGTCTCCTCAAAACTCGTTCTCTGACAAAGTGAAAATCAATCTCAATATGTTTTGCTCTAGCATGAAAGACTGAGTTTGCTGACAAATATGTTGCTCCCATATTATCACACCATAAGCATGGTGTCTATGTTAGTCGAACTCCTAGTTCAGCAAGTAATGACTGCACCCATATCACTTCAGCAGTAGCATTTGCTACAGGCTTATACTCTGCTTCAGTACTTGACCTTGAGACTGCAGCCTGCTTCTTAGCACTCCAAGAAATTAAGTTTGGTCCAAAAAAACACAGAAAATCCCCCCGTGGACCGACGGTCATCGACACAACCAGCCCAGTCTGCATCAGAGAAAGCACTGACAAGCGTGGAAGAGGACTTGAGAAAAGTAAGTCCAACTGTCATGGTATGCTTGACATACCTCAAAATACATTTGGTTGTCCAATGAACAGTAGTGGGAGCATGCAAATACTGACACACTTTGTTAACTGCATAGGAGATATATGGTCGTGTAAGAGTAAGATACTGCAAAGCACCTACCATGCTCCTGTAGTTAGTGCTATCTTCAGGGCCCAACAAGTCTCCCTGATGAGCAGATATATTTTCTGAGGAGGAGAGCAGTGTAGAAACACCAGTACAATGAACCATGCCAACACGGGTCAATATATCTTGAGCATATTTTGCCTGACTGAGAACTATACCATTAGCAACCTTCTGTACTTCAATGCCCAAGAAGAAATTCAGATCACCAAGATCCTTTAATGCAAACTCTTGACTAAGATCCTTCAACAAGGCACTGAGAGGAACTAGCAACAattatatcatcaacatatatgagCATGTAGATGGTAACACGATACTTATGATAGATGAATAACGAAGTATCAGACTTAGAAGCAACAAAACCAATAGCCAGTAACTTTGTGCTGAGTCGAGAATACCATGCCCGAGGTGCCTGTTTCAAACCATATAGTGTCTTGTCAAGCTTACAAATGTAATGTGGTTGAGATGCATCTTCATATCCAGGTGGTTGTCTCATATAAACCTCCTCTTCCAGAACGCCATGAAGAAACGCGTTCTTAACATCCAACTATCGCAAGCTCCATCCTCGAGAAACAGCAATAAACAAGACAAGACGAACAGTGGCAATCTTAACAACATGACTGAAAGTATCCTCATAGTCAATACCGTACCTTTTCTTGAATCCTTTGGCTACCAGTCGAGCCTTATATCTATCAATATAGCCATCTGACTTGCGCTTGATTTTATATATTCAACGACAGTCAATAATATTTTACATGAATGAGGTGGAACCAATCTCCACGTCTTATTTTTCATGAGAACAACAAACTCTTCATCCATAGCACCCTTCCAATTTGGATCAGCCAATGCAGAGGACAGATTTGTTGGTTCGTCAGTAGTACATGACAAAAGCCAGCGAACAATTCCGTCTGTGTATGCGCGGGGCTTGACAATACCACGCGATGCTCGTGTTGTAGGACGAACAGATGGTGCCGCAGGAGGGAGCACAACATTTGGAGGGGCAGAAGATCCAGCAGTGGGGTTGGAGGGGACATCAGAGGGCCCACCAGCTGGTTCGGCAGTGGCTGATTGTGCAGGCGGGTGCAGCGGATCCGGTGGGGTGACTGTGGGCTCCGGTGTGCCTGATTGCGCGGCGCTGGAGAGGTGGCCGGGTGACCCGGCCATAGAGGATCCGGCGGGGGACCGCGCCATGGGAGAATTCCCGCGCGCCCGCATGCGCGCGCCTGGCGCTGTCGGGGCAGAGTGCTCCCGATCCGAGGCGGGAGGCGATCCCGAGGAGGATCCGCTCAGGAAATCATCCTGGAAGTATGTGCTTCTGTTGTTTTCACCTGAAAACTCAAAAGAGTCATATGAATGGTTGGGAGCAGCGTTTTGGCTCAAATTTTCACCGCTGCAATGTTTTGGCGACCTGCATCATGCGGAACTTGAGGAACAAGACTAGTAGATGGGTTAATAGCATGAGTATTTTGCATATGTAAATCACTACCAATATCGTTCCCCTCCTCAAAATTGTGAAGTGACGGATCAAGAAGAAGAATCTGTTTG
This region of Lolium perenne isolate Kyuss_39 chromosome 2, Kyuss_2.0, whole genome shotgun sequence genomic DNA includes:
- the LOC127333354 gene encoding glucan endo-1,3-beta-glucosidase 1, with product MGTRSRGGRSSGLLLLLCLHSSLLCSVSAAGGGGSGSPYVGVTIGTAVTNLLSPSDLAEFLRAERITHVRLYDADPRLLSALASSGATAIVGVPNDELLALGSSPATASAWVARRVLPFAAASSKNPGLISAIAVGDEVPTALPSALPVLLPAIQSLAAALAAANLSSIPVSTPLPFSIVLDPFPPSQAYFNQSLAKSFLVPLLAHLANTSAPLMLNLYPYYALMQSAGVVPVDNAMFKPLPPSLEMVDPNTLLHYTNVFDAMLDAVYVAVRNLNATGGAAVPVLVTETGWPSYGDRKQEPYASRDNANTYNSNLIKHVATDKPGTPMRPGAQAQASVYIYELFNEDLRPGPVSEANFGLFHGNGTPVYLLHANGTDGFLGNDTTDRTFCIAADDADEKAVQAAMDWACGPGRSDCTPIQPGESCFQPNDVRSHASFAFNTYYQSQGKAGGSCYFQGAGMVTTTDPSHDSCIFLGSKLDSNVTKSDGANSTTPQTSDAKGSAIWRLRIGRDNGFCLILRLLLSGMVAVIITNSNFWT